From the Ostrinia nubilalis chromosome 16, ilOstNubi1.1, whole genome shotgun sequence genome, one window contains:
- the LOC135079184 gene encoding probable ribosome biogenesis protein RLP24 yields MRIETCYFCSSRIYPGHGIQFVRNDCKIFRFCRSKCHAAFKKKKNPRKTKWTKAYRKTAGKELAIDPSFEFEKRRHAPVKYNRELWTKTIEAMKKVEEIRQRRSNNYIMQRLRKGREVEWQRDVREVQRDISLIRSPAAGLKQRQAQEDTEMEVEPETIEVVDAKGRKKIIEAPVMVPATGEMIEDGGDIEL; encoded by the exons ATGCGTATTGAAACTTGTTATTTCTGCTCGTCCAGGATATATCCTGGACATGGCATTCAATTCGTGAGAAACGATTGCAAG ATTTTCAGATTCTGCCGTTCAAAATGCCATGCGGCGttcaaaaagaagaagaacccGCGTAAAACCAAATGGACTAAAGCCTACCGTAAGACAGCTGGCAAAGAGTTGGCTATTGACCCGTCCTTTGAATTCGAGAAGCGTCGTCATGCTCCAGTGAAATATAACAGGGAATTATGGACGAAGACCATCGAGGCAATGAAGAAGGTGGAGGAGATTAGACAGAGGAGGTCGAACAACTACATTATGCAGAGATTGAGGAAGGGACGTGAAGTGGAGTGGCAGAGAGACGTCAGAGAAGTCCAGAGGGATATTTCACTTATCAG ATCACCAGCAGCAGGTCTCAAACAAAGACAGGCCCAAGAAGACACTGAAATGGAAGTGGAACCAGAAACAATTGAAGTCGTTGATGCTAAGGGCCGCAAGAAAATTATCGAGGCACCTGTCATGGTGCCCGCTACTGGAGAAATGATCGAAGACGGCGGAGATATAGAGTTATAA
- the LOC135079486 gene encoding uncharacterized protein LOC135079486: MAGKTASVLGAFVLLYAISIVAGIVKETQSYGVGKLSYCNPKYFSHCSVVTTPRVVAGVERLFTNYSFTTIVYIANNFTAAGIFTSYKGIRFKVEHKLCDYFRQFWVQAMLQKSIGRMPCPAPPGTFSYYDIEIPPPNVPVPMRPGTYHLYSEVYTTVNKERALVIDHTIHFAEDYQKNRKKMNKKKKG; the protein is encoded by the exons ATGGCGGGTAAGACCGCTAGTGTTTTGGGTGCTTTCGTACTTCTTTATGCAATATCGATTGTAGCTGGTATTGTCAAA GAGACTCAAAGCTATGGAGTCGGCAAGCTGTCCTACTGCAACCCCAAGTACTTCTCGCACTGTTCCGTGGTGACCACGCCGCGCGTCGTGGCTGGCGTGGAGAGGCTCTTCACCAATTACAGCTTCACCACCATCGTCTACATCGCAAACAATTTTACTGCT GCAGGAATTTTCACGTCCTATAAAGGCATTCGATTCAAGGTCGAGCACAAGCTTTGCGACTACTTCAGACAATTCTGGGTGCAAGCAATGCTCCAGAAAAGCATCGGAAGAATGCCGTGCCCAGCGCCACCG GGTACATTCTCTTACTACGACATCGAGATACCTCCCCCCAACGTGCCGGTCCCGATGCGACCGGGCACGTACCACCTTTACAGCGAGGTGTACACCACCGTCAACAAGGAGAGAGCGCTCGTCATCGACCACACCATCCACTTCGCCGAGGACTACCAGAAGAACCGTAAAAAAATGaacaagaagaagaagggaTAG
- the LOC135079484 gene encoding neither inactivation nor afterpotential protein G, with protein sequence MFLFVHFYSVFVLVNMGVYSYLLGVIVAFISYLMYQRYAHEYSSIIQKPEKRYDYIIVGAGTAGCVLAARLSEDPRVSVLLVEAGDHMGYFTKIPLTPTAAQQGPNDWSVRTTPQKYSSFGLWGQTQILPRGKGLGGSGQINFLLHGFGFPEEYQRWARLGFRGWTAEDLKPYFIKAFGTVQSEFDSNHCSVDGVCPGDKAPMKLKMLDDSDELLSTYKQASTSLKDKYTVFRKPVATVRDGTRHMSWDAYLKPVLRRRNLHVLRKTQAVSVRFENKKASSLYILQDHRNLDNIFVNREIILSAGAIKTPQIMMLSGVGPRALIQSLKIQLIAENEHVGRNFHDNMNMPIFVSIRKPISVTLAKVFAFSTVWNYYWMNSGLLSFPPVAGIELRNSSALLLFSMGTASERLLRDLSNYKTKVFRSTFPFYNDTSKEGFMFLSTCIQPKSRGTVFVKDPSTYVPPVVDPNYLHRIEDIRCMIKAIRRAEQLVATKAFQEIGARIHWPRPERCLSFWNYSKEEQMGPDLRRKRKFKSSPEIKPKQTASAGSPPDEYLECVIREVAVTGHHAAGTCAGGAVVDEELRVKSVSGLRILDASVFPSPVSFYPNSVLIAMAERAADLIKKSYKV encoded by the exons ATGTTTCTTTTTGTGCACTTTTACTCAGTTTTTGTTCTTGTGAATATGGGTGTTTACTCTTATCTTCTTGGTGTTATTGTGGCTTTTATTTCCTATCTTATGTATCAGCGATATGCTCACGAGTATAGCAGCATAATACAGAAGCCTGAGAAACGCTACGATTACATAATCG TGGGTGCCGGGACAGCAGGCTGCGTGCTTGCTGCTCGACTCTCCGAGGATCCCAGGGTATCAGTGCTGCTGGTGGAAGCCGGAGACCACATGGGTTACTTCACCAAGATACCCCTGACGCCGACAGCAGCGCAGCAGGGACCAAACGACTGGTCAGTCCGGACCACGCCGCAGAAGTACTCGTCTTTTGGGCTTTGGGGACAG ACACAAATCCTACCCCGAGGGAAAGGTCTGGGTGGTTCAGGCCAGATAAACTTCCTTCTTCACGGCTTTGGCTTCCCCGAGGAGTACCAGCGCTGGGCTCGGCTGGGCTTCCGAGGGTGGACGGCAGAGGACTTGAAGCCTTACTTCATCAAAGCGTTCGGGACTGTACAGAGCGAGTTTGACTCAAATCACTGCTCTGTTGACGGCGTCTGTCCAGGTGATAAG GCACCAATGAAGCTCAAGATGCTCGACGACTCAGATGAACTACTGTCCACGTACAAGCAAGCCTCAACATCTCTAAAAGACAAGTACACAGTATTTAGGAAGCCAGTTGCAACGGTGAGAGATGGGACTCGGCATATGAGTTGGGATGCGTACTTGAAACCAGTTTTAAGGAGGAGGAATCTCCATGTGCTACGGAAGACACAAGCTGTTTCA GTTCGCTTCGAGAACAAAAAAGCATCATCGCTATACATTCTACAGGACCACAGAAATCTGGACAACATATTCGTCAACAGAGAAATCATTTTATCAGCCGGAGCTATCAAAACTCCTCAAATTATGATGCTGTCTGGTGTTGGACCAAGAGCTTTGATTCAAAG tttaaaaaTACAACTCATCGCGGAAAACGAGCATGTCGGTAGGAACTTCCATGACAACATGAACATGCCTATCTTTGTCAGCATCAGGAAACCCATTAGTGTTACCTTGGCCAAGGTGTTCGCATTCAGCACAGTGTGGAACTACTACTGGATGAACTCTG GGCTGCTGTCATTTCCACCGGTAGCTGGAATCGAGTTACGCAATTCTTCAGCTCTGCTTTTATTCTCAATGGGCACAGCCAGTGAGAGACTTTTGAGAGACCTCTCCAACTACAAAACGAAG GTGTTCCGCTCTACTTTTCCCTTCTACAACGACACAAGCAAAGAAGGCTTTATGTTCCTGTCGACTTGCATCCAGCCTAAGAGCAGGGGGACTGTCTTCGTGAAAGATCCCAGCACCTACGTGCCTCCCGTGGTAGACCCCAACTACCTGCACCGTATCGAAGATATCAGGTGTATGATTAAAG CAATCAGAAGAGCAGAACAGCTGGTGGCTACGAAGGCTTTTCAAGAGATAGGAGCGAGAATTCACTGGCCTCGCCCTGAACGGTGTCTATCCTTCTGGAACTACTCCAAGGAGGAACAGATGGGACCAGACTTGAGGAGAAAAAGAAA GTTCAAGTCATCCCCAGAAATCAAACCAAAGCAGACTGCTTCGGCAGGCAGTCCGCCTGATGAGTACCTAGAGTGTGTCATCAGAGAGGTGGCAGTGACGGGCCACCACGCCGCGGGTACCTGCGCAGGCGGCGCTGTCGTTGACGAGGAGTTGAG ggTCAAGTCCGTATCAGGACTTCGGATATTGGACGCCAGTGTCTTCCCTTCACCAGTTTCGTTTTACCCAAACTCAGTTTTAATTGCCATGGCCGAAAGAGCTGCAGACCTCATCAAGAAGTCTTATAAAGTTTGA
- the LOC135079485 gene encoding uncharacterized protein LOC135079485, producing the protein MNSLSWIVLIIAGIAMCLSHKYRQEGAHIKYYDPQYVSNAQAFTSRQRRGKPYTTNISATILHTWGNNVSFETSYRVKGFSTPIVITSRLCDLPKTKWMYDFLKTFARFDFTCPYKPGFYGVTNLEFPPKNFPLPMPKDDVQINATFYLTETKKTLMLMTMLSTIILERVEVFEQDPAAVQAVTFTSRAKRRDPYKTNATVSILQEMGNNVTMIIYYKNSKTTLEQVFFTTDLCDVLKMPWMMKLVTKYSDIPEKCPLMPLDVVVHNFLAKTELSQRDRGVRCDEKMAMAMAIR; encoded by the exons ATGAATAGTCTTTCCTGGATTGTTCTGATCATCGCTGGAATTGCAATGTGCTTGTCT CACAAATACCGTCAAGAGGGTGCCCACATTAAATATTACGATCCACAGTACGTCAGTAACGCTCAGGCATTCACTAGCCGGCAGAGGAGAGGGAAACCTTACACTACCAACATTTCAGCCACTATACTCCACACTTGGGGGAACAATGTCTCG tttGAAACATCTTACAGAGTCAAGGGGTTTTCCACGCCAATAGTTATTACTTCAAGACTGTGTGACCTACCGAAGACAAAGTGGATGTATGACTTCCTGAAAACATTTGCGAGGTTTGATTTTACCTGCCCTTACAAACCT GGTTTCTACGGGGTCACTAACTTAGAGTTCCCGCCCAAGAACTTTCCGCTCCCGATGCCCAAGGACGATGTACAGATCAACGCGACTTTTTACTTGACAGAGACGAAAAAAACGCTGATGTTGATGACTATGTTG TCCACAATCATCCTGGAAAGAGTGGAGGTATTCGAGCAGGATCCTGCCGCCGTGCAAGCGGTCACCTTCACCTCCCGGGCCAAACGCAGGGACCCTTACAAGACCAACGCCACCGTGAGCATCCTCCAAGAGATGGGAAACAACGTCACG ATGATAATTTACTACAAGAATTCCAAAACCACTCTCGAGCAAGTTTTCTTCACGACAGACCTCTGTGACGTGTTGAAAATGCCCTGGATGATGAAACTCGTTACAAAGTACAGCGATATACCGGAAAAATGTCCGTTGATGCCA CTGGACGTAGTCGTCCATAATTTTCTAGCGAAAACGGAGCTTTCCCAGAGAGATAGAGGCGTTCGTTGTGACGAGAAGATGGctatggcgatggcgatcagataa